From Nitrospira sp.:
CTGTCGCGAGTAGCCGGGTTGTTCAGTGGGCGAGGGTTCAACATCGAGAGTTTGTCGGTCGCGCCGACGCTCGATCCCTCAATGTCTCAGATGACGATCGTCACGTCGGGTGACGAGCGGATCATTGAGCAGATTGTGAAGCAGCTGAACAAGCTTATCGACGTGATTAAAGTGGTGGACCTAAACGAAACAGAATTTGTCTCCCGAGAAACCACCATCATCAAGGTCCATACGAAGGATCAGGATCGCGCTGAAGCGCTCAGGATCGTCGACATCTTTCGGGCAAATGTCATCGATTCAACGCCGACGACCTACACGATCGAAGTCTCCGGCGATCCCAAAAAGATTGAAGCGATCATCAACCTGCTGCAACCCCTTGGGATTAAGGATT
This genomic window contains:
- the ilvN gene encoding acetolactate synthase small subunit, which gives rise to MEHIISVTVENKFGVLSRVAGLFSGRGFNIESLSVAPTLDPSMSQMTIVTSGDERIIEQIVKQLNKLIDVIKVVDLNETEFVSRETTIIKVHTKDQDRAEALRIVDIFRANVIDSTPTTYTIEVSGDPKKIEAIINLLQPLGIKDLVRTGRVAVAREPVRSAATQTKKVVRE